One Manihot esculenta cultivar AM560-2 chromosome 6, M.esculenta_v8, whole genome shotgun sequence DNA segment encodes these proteins:
- the LOC110617575 gene encoding putative glycerol-3-phosphate transporter 1, translated as MGPLSEPLPERNQNKPYGIQFIECIKKKRLSYKTCQAIVLIVTFFAYASYHAARKTTSIVKSALDPQSTRVGLKFIPWRITYLSEPEERRFSWVLGDGWAPFSGSDGTALLGELDLAFLSIYAIGMYFSGHIGDRMDLRIFLTIGMIGTGVFTSLFGVGYWANVHNFYYFLIMQMIAGLFQSTGWPSVVAVVGDWFGKSKRGLIMGIWNAHTSIGNISGSLIASAMLSYGWGWSFVVPGFLIAFIGLMVFLVLPVSPDSVGIDRREDELHDPRKIGEEVTEPLLGSDSEVKETAVGFIEAWKIPGVAPFALCLFFAKLVAYTFLYWLPFYISHTAIDGKYLSDGTAGNLSTLFDVGGVIGGILAGHISDRLDARAITAASFMYCAIPALFFYRSYGHISLGVNIALMFITGLFVNGPYALITTAVSADLGTHSSLKGNSRALATVTAIIDGTGSVGAAIGPLLTGYISAKSWSAVFTMLMAAALIAGLLLTRLVVAEVAAKIAESRSQTSAPSRTPAVQLDV; from the exons ATGGGTCCCTTATCAGAACCATTACCTGAGAGAAATCAAAATAAACCCTATGGAATTCAATTCATAGAATGCATAAAGAAAAAGAGACTTTCCTACAAAACCTGCCAAGCCATTGTCTTGATTGTAACTTTTTTCGCATACGCTAGCTACCATGCTGCTCGGAAAACCACGAGCATTGTTAAGAGTGCCCTTGATCCTCAATCGACTAGGGTGGGTTTGAAGTTCATTCCTTGGAGAATAACTTACTTAAGTGAACCAGAAGAAAGAAGATTTTCATGGGTACTTGGAGATGGTTGGGCTCCATTTAGTGGATCAGATGGCACAGCCTTGCTCGGTGAACTTGACCTTGCTTTTCTCTCTATTTATGCCATAGGAATGTATTTCTCTGGACATATAGGTGACAGGATGGATTTAAGGATCTTCTTGACAATTGGAATGATAGGAACCGGTGTATTTACTTCGCTCTTTGGTGTTGGTTACTGGGCAAATGTACATAACTTTTACTATTTTTTGATAATGCAAATGATTGCTGGTTTATTCCAATCAACTGGATGGCCTTCAGTTGTTGCTGTGGTCGGAGACTGGTTCGGGAAAAGCAAGAGAGGACTAATTATGGGCATATGGAATGCTCACACCTCAATTGGGAACATTTCAGGATCTTTGATTGCTTCTGCAATGTTGAGCTACGGATGGGGCTGGTCATTTGTCGTGCCTGGTTTCCTTATTGCTTTTATAGGCTTGATGGTTTTTCTAGTTCTTCCTGTTAGTCCTGATTCTGTTGGAATTGACAGACGTGAAGATGAGCTGCATGATCCAAGGAAAATTGGAGAGGAAGTTACAGAGCCTCTTTTAGGATCAGACTCCGAGGTTAAGGAGACAGCAGTTGGGTTCATTGAAGCATGGAAAATTCCGGGAGTTGCTCCATTTGCTCTTTGCCTTTTCTTTGCCAAATTGGTGGCTTACACGTTTCTCTACTGGCTTCCTTTCTACATTAGCCACACAG CTATCGACGGCAAGTACTTATCGGATGGCACAGCTGGGAACTTATCAACATTGTTTGATGTAGGAGGGGTAATTGGAGGGATCTTAGCTGGACACATTTCTGATCGTCTAGATGCCAGAGCCATTACAGCTGCAAGCTTCATGTACTGCGCAATTCCTGCTCTCTTCTTTTACCGAAGCTATGGACATATTTCCCTGGGTGTAAATATTGCCCTTATGTTCATCACCGGCTTGTTTGTGAATGGGCCTTATGCTCTTATAACAACAGCTGTCTCGGCTGACTTGGGAACCCACAGTTCTTTGAAAGGGAACTCAAGGGCATTGGCAACCGTTACAGCAATTATAGATGGCACAGGTTCAGTTGGGGCTGCAATTGGACCTTTACTGACAGGTTATATTTCTGCTAAGAGCTGGAGTGCAGTTTTCACAATGCTAATGGCTGCAGCTTTAATTGCTGGTCTGCTTTTGACAAGACTTGTTGTGGCTGAAGTGGCTGCAAAAATTGCAGAATCAAGGTCTCAAACATCTGCACCATCAAGAACACCAGCAGTTCAGCTTGATGTGTGA